The DNA region CACAATCAACTAGGGAAGGGATTTAACGAAGTGGTTTATGCTGATGCTCTGGAGATTGAATTTATCGATAATAACATTAACTATTCAAGAGAGAAAAAATTCGATATTAATTATAAAGGTAATTTGCTTCCTCATAAATACATAGCAGATTTTACTGTAAACGATAAAATCGTTTTTGGAATTAAAAGCTATTGAATGTCAAATTTGAAACTCGGCCTTCTGGTAAACTTTGGAGAAGAAAGCCTAAAATATAAACGAATTGTTCTTTAGAATGATTGGTGCTAATTTGTGAAATTCGTGTCAAAAAAAATTTTCAAACTTATACTCAATCTTGTCCCACGGCCTTTATTGATTAGGTTGAGTTATGTGGTTCGCCCGTTATTAGCGCATTTCCTAAAGGGAGATACCTATACCGACCCAATTGACGGAAAGAGTTTTAAAACTTTTTTACCCTACGGATACGGTAATCAACGTAACAATGTATTATCTCCTTCAACCTTAAGTTTAGAACGCCACCGTTTACTTTGGTTATATTTAAAGGATGAAACCCGTTTTTTTTCAGACAAGCTTAAAGTGTTGCATTTTGCCCCCGAACAATGTTTTTTGAAACGCTTCCGGAGTCTTAAAAATCTCGAATACACCACTACCGATTTGCTCTCGCCAATTGCCGATGTGAAAGCCGACATTTGTAACCTACCCTTTGGCGACAATACTTTTGACGTTATTTTCTGTAACCATGTTTTGGAACACATCCCCGACGACACCAAGGCCATGCAGGAATTATTACGCGTGATGAAACCCGGTGGTTGGGGTATTTTTCAAATTCCACAAGATTTAAATCGGGAAAGCACATTTGAAGACGATAGCATTACCGATAAAAAAGAGCGAGCTAAAATTTTTGGTCAGTACGACCATGTTCGGGTTTATGGGCGAGATTATTTTAATAAACTGAGAAGCATAGGATTTAAAGTTGAAGAAGTGGATTATACCTCAAAACTTTCAACCGATTTAATGGAACGCTATTGCTTGGCAAAAGGCGAAATTATTCCCGTAGTCTATAAATAAACACAAAATGGAACAACATATTTTTATAATAACTGGCGCAGTATTTGGCATGCTATCCATTATTTTTGGTGCTTTTGGTGCACATGCTCTAAAAAAAGTTTTAAACGACGACCAACTAAAAAGTTTTGAAACGGGAGTAAAATATCAAATGTACCACGCTATTGTATTATTAATTCTCGGTTTTAATCCTGAATTTTACTCAACAGCGATGTACTGGTGCTTCTCGCTAGGAATTGTTTTGTTCTCTTTTAGTATTTACGGACTTATTTTGAGCGACGCCAAAGGAAAGAAATTAAAATTTTTAGGCCCAATTACGCCCATTGGCGGTTTACTTTTTGTCGCCGGATGGGCTGCTATGGCACTTCAAACCTTATAAAAACTACTCCGGAAAGTTATTAAGAGACAAGGTTTCGAATTCCTTTTTATCGTTTTCAAAAATCAAAAATACTTTAAGCTCGGGGTGCGTTTGTAAAAAGGATTTCACTCGCTCCAATCCCATGCCCTTAAATGCCGTGGCATAGGCATCGGCTACCATGCAGGTTTTGGCAATCACCGAAATACTCAGTAAATTGGTTTTGCTGGGATATCCCGTTTCGGTATCGATAATGTGGGCGTAACGGTTGCCGTTTTGGTCTATTTTAAACTTTCGGTAAGTCCCCGAAGTCGCCATGGCCGCATCCTTTAAAGTAACCGCTTTTAAAATAGATTGAGTGCCATCAAAATGGGGCTGTTCCACACCTACTTTCCAGTCGGCGTTAATGCCTCCCACCCTAATTTCGCCACCTATTTCAACCAAATAATTTTTTATGTCTTTGCTTTCTAAAAAATTGGCCACCACATCTACCCCGTAACCTTTGGCTATGGCATTAAAATCAATAAAAGCACCTTGTGGTTTTTCAATGGAATGCCCGTTCATTTTTACTTTATCCAACCCTACCGAAAGCATCAAACTATCTATTTTCAAACTGTCGAGATTGGCTATTTTGCCTTCGGGACCAAAATCCCACGCGTTGACTACAGCGCCAATGGTGGGATCGAATGCTCCT from Tamlana crocina includes:
- a CDS encoding GxxExxY protein, whose protein sequence is MEIHNQLGKGFNEVVYADALEIEFIDNNINYSREKKFDINYKGNLLPHKYIADFTVNDKIVFGIKSY
- a CDS encoding methyltransferase domain-containing protein; protein product: MIRLSYVVRPLLAHFLKGDTYTDPIDGKSFKTFLPYGYGNQRNNVLSPSTLSLERHRLLWLYLKDETRFFSDKLKVLHFAPEQCFLKRFRSLKNLEYTTTDLLSPIADVKADICNLPFGDNTFDVIFCNHVLEHIPDDTKAMQELLRVMKPGGWGIFQIPQDLNRESTFEDDSITDKKERAKIFGQYDHVRVYGRDYFNKLRSIGFKVEEVDYTSKLSTDLMERYCLAKGEIIPVVYK
- a CDS encoding DUF423 domain-containing protein, which translates into the protein MEQHIFIITGAVFGMLSIIFGAFGAHALKKVLNDDQLKSFETGVKYQMYHAIVLLILGFNPEFYSTAMYWCFSLGIVLFSFSIYGLILSDAKGKKLKFLGPITPIGGLLFVAGWAAMALQTL
- a CDS encoding FAD:protein FMN transferase, with the protein product MKRILIFFCLFFLMLSCKTEVKNSKLSGPVFGTNYSIIYDSEINYQKQFDSLFYVINQSMSTYLEDSDISKINRNEVAEVDAHFKNVFETSKEIYKQTQGAFDPTIGAVVNAWDFGPEGKIANLDSLKIDSLMLSVGLDKVKMNGHSIEKPQGAFIDFNAIAKGYGVDVVANFLESKDIKNYLVEIGGEIRVGGINADWKVGVEQPHFDGTQSILKAVTLKDAAMATSGTYRKFKIDQNGNRYAHIIDTETGYPSKTNLLSISVIAKTCMVADAYATAFKGMGLERVKSFLQTHPELKVFLIFENDKKEFETLSLNNFPE